The Echeneis naucrates chromosome 10, fEcheNa1.1, whole genome shotgun sequence genome has a window encoding:
- the ubxn1 gene encoding UBX domain-containing protein 1: protein MAELTTLESLLEMGFDRNRAEKAVGNTGNQGIEQAMDWLMEHENDPDIDEPYVPPVGNILGGEADSQSNTEQPTLADTAEGGDINYIENDESAKRPMTEEEKREQVKRLEELMRVKQAERRERERAEEVEREKARRRQGQELQQIRQKLQEDDMKKLADLRRREKMEDKMARQRVKEKIARDREERAQKFGGGGTPSTAASSQPVQPSPSSPSSQGPPPTKKEYDESRIQVRLLDGSTITTVFKAQEPLAAVRVYVQVNGNTPEGQDFTLLSPYPRHVYTELDMEKPLKELGLVPSAVLVVTKK, encoded by the exons ATGGCAGAGCTAACTACACTAGAGAGCCTGCTGGAGATGGGCTTTGACAGAAACAGGGC GGAGAAGGCTGTGGGCAACACAGGAAACCAAGGGATCGAACAAGCCATGGACTG GTTAATGGAACACGAGAACGACCCTGACATCGATGAGCCCTATGTGCCGCCTGTGGGAAACATCCTGGGAGGAGAAGCAGACAGCCAGTCCAACACAGAACAGCCAACGCTAGCTGACACCGCTGAAg GTGGAGATATCAACTACATTGAGAATGATGAGAGTGCAAAGCGGCCAAtgacggaggaggagaaacGTGAGCAAGTCAAGAG gctAGAGGAGCTGATGCGGGTGAAgcaggcagagagaagagagcgAGAGCGGGCGGAagaagtggagagagagaaagcacgGAGGAGGCAGGGCCAAGAACTGCAGCAGATCCGGCAAAAACTGCAGGAGGATGATATGAAGAAACTAGCTGATCTGcgcaggagagagaaaatggaggacAAAATGGCAAG aCAAAGGGTTAAAGAGAAGATAGCAcgtgacagagaggagagagcgcAAAAG TTTGGAGGTGGAGGAACCCCGAGCACAGCTGCATCGTCTCAACCGGTCCAGCCCAGCCCCTCATCACCCAGCAGTCAGGGCCCTCCACCCACAAAGAAGGAGTATGATGAGTCCAGGATACAG GTACGTCTGCTGGATGGCTCAACCATCACGACGGTCTTCAAGGCCCAGGAGCCGCTGGCAGCagtgcgtgtgtatgtgcaggTGAATGGCAACACACCTGAGGGTCAGGACTTCACGCTGTTGTCGCCCTATCCCCGTCATGTCTACACTGAACTGGACATGGAGAAGCCCCTGAAAGAACTTG GTTTGGTGCCTTCAGCTGTGCTGGTTGTTACCAAAAAGTGA